A portion of the Pithys albifrons albifrons isolate INPA30051 chromosome 1, PitAlb_v1, whole genome shotgun sequence genome contains these proteins:
- the LACC1 gene encoding purine nucleoside phosphorylase LACC1 isoform X4: MHLESLPSLKGELTIFSSSLIPDDIFLHGFTTRTGGISYIPTLSSCNLFSSSKRRDPQVVVKENLRRLANAAGFNPEAFHRVKVDHANAVCIMGKTEPDSYDGIVTDQKGVTLAAPGADCIPVLFADPVRKACGAAHSGWKGTLLGVSMATVNAMVSAYGCNVKDILVVLGPSVGPCCYKLPYESAKEFHRIDPKCVRLFDSATPYVDIRRATRILLERGGVLPENIQDDSITDQNQNITFCTACHPDKFYSHFRDGTNFGTQIGFISIRD; encoded by the exons TCCCAG ATGATATTTTCCTGCATGGGTTCACCACAAGGACAGGTGGGATCTCCTATATACCAACTCTAAGCTCCTGTAATCTCTTCAGCAGTTCCAAGCGGAGGGACCCACAAGTTGTTGTTAAAGAAAATCTCCGTCGGCTAGCTAATGCTGCAGGATTTAACCCAGAGGCTTTTCACAGAGTGAAG GTTGATCACGCTAATGCTGTGTGTATTATGGGAAAGACAGAGCCTGACAGCTATGATGGAATAGTTACGGATCAGAAAGGTGTTACTCTAGCAGCTCCAGGTGCTGATTGCATACCCGTGCTGTTTGCTGATCCTGTCAGAAAAGCCTGTGGTGCTGCTCATTCTG GATGGAAAGGCACATTGTTAGGAGTGTCCATGGCCACTGTAAATGCCATGGTATCTGCATATGGCTGTAATGTGAAAGATATCCTTGTGGTGCTTGGCCCATCCGTAGGACCTTGCTGCTATAAACTTCCTTATGAATCAGCAAAAGAATTTCACAGAATTGATCCAAAGTGTGTGAGACTATTTGACTCTGCAACTCCTTATGTTGATATTAGAAGAGCAACACG gattcTTCTTGAAAGAGGTGGAGTTCTTCCTGAGAACATCCAAGATGATTCTATCACAGACCAGAACCAAAATATCACTTTCTGTACTGCATGCCACCCTGATAAATTTTATTCTCACTTTCGTGATGGCACTAACTTTGGAACACAGATTGGCTTCATATCAATAAGAGACTGA